From Spirosoma aerolatum, one genomic window encodes:
- a CDS encoding zinc-dependent alcohol dehydrogenase family protein, which produces MKRVVFDQIGKPFDILKTADTPLPEPSPNEVRIKVIAAPINPSDIMFVQNLYGIRPKLPSGAGFEGVGVVDALGEGVQMRTGMRVSFTSIGTWADYAIAHHRSLIPVPDAMSDDVAAQLFVNPFTAYAMVQDSKVPEGGWLMLTAAGSAFGKMVIQLCKMRGIKTIGTVRRDDLNQELKALGLTEVVNVETESLTDRVKEITEGAGVTCVLDAVGGHTASEALKCLGKGGTMLIYGVLSLQDPQINAGLMIFRGLTVKGFWLTDWMHRVDSQTRQEVAQQVISLLASGQIQLPVEASYSLDQIIEAIDHAERHGRWGKILVKP; this is translated from the coding sequence ATGAAACGTGTTGTCTTTGATCAGATTGGAAAACCTTTTGACATTCTTAAAACTGCTGATACACCTCTGCCGGAACCTAGCCCCAATGAGGTTCGGATAAAAGTTATTGCGGCACCAATCAATCCGTCAGACATCATGTTCGTACAGAACCTGTATGGAATTCGCCCAAAACTGCCATCAGGAGCCGGGTTTGAAGGAGTGGGTGTTGTCGATGCGCTGGGCGAGGGCGTTCAGATGCGCACCGGTATGCGGGTGAGTTTCACAAGTATAGGGACTTGGGCCGACTATGCGATTGCGCACCATCGAAGTTTAATTCCGGTGCCCGATGCCATGTCGGACGATGTAGCGGCTCAGTTATTTGTAAATCCGTTTACGGCCTACGCTATGGTTCAGGATTCGAAAGTACCGGAAGGGGGCTGGCTGATGCTTACGGCAGCCGGATCGGCATTTGGCAAAATGGTTATTCAGTTGTGCAAAATGCGGGGCATCAAAACCATTGGTACTGTTCGGCGCGACGATCTGAACCAGGAATTGAAAGCGCTTGGCCTTACAGAAGTGGTTAATGTCGAAACAGAGAGTCTGACAGACCGCGTAAAAGAGATTACCGAAGGCGCTGGCGTAACCTGTGTGCTCGATGCCGTTGGCGGACATACCGCAAGTGAAGCCCTGAAATGCCTTGGTAAAGGGGGAACTATGTTGATATACGGTGTATTAAGTCTCCAAGACCCTCAGATCAACGCGGGGTTAATGATATTCAGAGGATTAACCGTCAAAGGGTTCTGGCTAACAGACTGGATGCATCGGGTCGATAGCCAAACCCGGCAGGAGGTAGCCCAACAAGTGATTAGCCTGCTGGCATCCGGTCAGATCCAATTACCCGTGGAAGCCTCCTATTCTTTGGATCAAATCATCGAAGCCATTGATCATGCTGAACGACATGGACGATGGGGCAAAATTCTGGTAAAGCCCTGA
- the lon gene encoding endopeptidase La: MIFNKELTTRLLMTDFDSDNLEIVPLGSPEGLDEDYELPANLPILPVRNTVLFPGMVIPVTVGRAKSIRLVKRAYKGNRIIGVVAQLNQQKDEPTVDDLYRFGTVAYIIKMITLPDGNITIIIQGKKRFEIQQITQEEPFMTAQVRQIDDSFPNVNKKEGKALLQSLKDAAYKILRLNPEIPQEARIALDNIESSTFLLHFLSSNLNADVSDKQRLLELIDGSQQASLLLEFMLREVQLLELKREIQSKASSDLDQQQRDYYLRQQMKVLQDELGMDSPDRDIDELRMKADRKKWSTEVRGHFDKELNKLQRINPMAPEYPVTMNYVELMVDLPWNEYTKDNFDLKRAQKILDTDHFGLEKVKERIIEYLAVLKLKNDMKAPILCLYGPPGVGKTSLGKSVAKALGRKYSRMALGGVHDEAEIRGHRKTYIGAMPGKIIQNIRKCGTANPVFILDEIDKVSSDFRGDPSSALLEVLDPEQNSTFMDNYLETEFDLSRVLFIATANSLDTIHPALRDRMEIIDIAGYTVEEKVQIAKKYLIPKQRKDHGLKPKDLVIDDKAILRIIEGYTRESGVRNLEQKIGALVRKVAKSIAMEEEYTHNIKASDIPKLLGAEIFDKELYADDDIAGVVTGLAWTQVGGEILLIESSLSRGKGVLTLSGQLGEVMKESAITALSYLKAHADDLEIDYRIFNHYDLHIHIPAGAVPKDGPSAGITMLTSMASIYTQRKVKPYIAMTGEVTLRGKVLPVGGIKEKILAANRAGVKEIILCSKNRKDIEEVNQTYIKDLKFHYVDTVDQVLSIALLPGKVGKPMKFILPEEKEQREIEKVY, from the coding sequence ATGATATTTAATAAAGAATTAACAACCCGTTTATTGATGACCGATTTTGATTCGGATAATTTAGAGATTGTTCCGCTCGGATCACCGGAGGGGTTAGATGAAGACTATGAGTTACCGGCCAATCTTCCTATTTTGCCGGTTCGGAATACGGTATTGTTTCCGGGTATGGTTATACCCGTTACGGTCGGGCGTGCCAAGTCGATCAGGCTGGTGAAGCGTGCCTATAAAGGCAATCGGATTATTGGCGTAGTGGCTCAACTCAATCAGCAGAAAGACGAGCCAACGGTCGATGATTTGTATCGGTTTGGAACGGTAGCCTATATCATCAAGATGATTACGCTGCCCGATGGAAATATTACGATTATTATTCAGGGTAAAAAACGGTTCGAGATTCAGCAGATTACGCAGGAAGAGCCGTTCATGACGGCTCAGGTTCGTCAGATTGATGATTCATTCCCGAACGTAAACAAGAAGGAAGGGAAAGCGCTGTTACAGTCGCTGAAAGACGCGGCTTATAAAATTCTGCGGCTTAATCCCGAAATTCCTCAGGAAGCCCGTATTGCGTTGGACAACATTGAAAGCTCAACGTTCCTGCTTCACTTCCTGTCGTCGAATCTGAATGCCGATGTGTCTGATAAGCAGCGTCTTCTTGAACTTATCGATGGCAGCCAGCAGGCAAGTTTACTGCTCGAATTCATGCTTCGTGAGGTGCAGTTGCTTGAACTGAAACGAGAAATCCAGTCTAAAGCTTCTTCGGACCTCGATCAGCAGCAACGCGACTATTATCTGCGTCAGCAGATGAAAGTTTTGCAGGACGAGCTGGGTATGGATAGCCCCGACCGCGATATTGATGAGTTGCGCATGAAAGCCGACCGCAAAAAATGGTCGACCGAAGTGCGTGGCCATTTCGATAAAGAGCTGAATAAATTACAGCGCATTAACCCAATGGCTCCCGAATATCCGGTGACCATGAACTACGTAGAGTTGATGGTCGACCTGCCCTGGAACGAATATACCAAGGACAATTTCGATCTGAAACGGGCACAGAAAATTCTGGATACCGACCATTTTGGGCTTGAGAAAGTAAAGGAGCGGATTATCGAATACCTCGCCGTTCTGAAGCTGAAAAACGATATGAAAGCGCCGATTTTGTGCCTGTATGGCCCTCCGGGCGTGGGTAAAACCTCACTGGGTAAATCGGTAGCCAAGGCCCTCGGGCGTAAATACAGCCGGATGGCACTCGGTGGTGTGCATGATGAAGCCGAAATTCGTGGCCACCGGAAAACGTACATTGGTGCCATGCCGGGTAAAATCATTCAGAACATTCGGAAGTGCGGTACGGCGAATCCGGTATTTATTCTGGACGAAATCGACAAAGTAAGCTCCGACTTTCGGGGCGATCCATCATCGGCGCTGCTCGAAGTACTTGATCCTGAGCAGAACTCAACGTTTATGGACAATTACCTCGAAACAGAGTTCGATCTGTCGCGGGTATTGTTCATTGCCACCGCCAATTCGCTCGATACCATTCATCCGGCCCTGCGCGACCGTATGGAAATCATTGATATTGCCGGGTATACCGTTGAGGAAAAAGTACAGATTGCGAAGAAGTACCTGATTCCAAAACAGCGTAAAGATCACGGGCTAAAACCCAAAGATCTGGTGATTGACGATAAAGCCATCCTACGCATCATCGAAGGCTACACGCGTGAGTCGGGGGTTCGAAACCTGGAACAGAAAATCGGCGCTTTGGTGCGGAAGGTTGCCAAATCCATTGCAATGGAAGAAGAATACACCCACAACATTAAAGCGAGTGATATTCCAAAATTGCTGGGTGCGGAAATATTTGATAAAGAGCTCTATGCCGACGACGATATTGCGGGTGTTGTCACGGGGCTTGCCTGGACACAGGTTGGTGGTGAAATTCTGCTGATCGAATCCAGCTTAAGCCGGGGCAAAGGCGTACTGACCTTATCAGGACAGTTGGGTGAGGTGATGAAAGAATCGGCCATTACAGCACTTTCGTACCTAAAAGCACATGCCGACGATCTGGAAATCGATTACCGGATTTTCAACCATTACGATCTGCATATTCATATTCCGGCTGGAGCCGTTCCGAAAGATGGCCCATCGGCAGGTATTACGATGCTAACTTCGATGGCTTCTATTTATACCCAACGCAAGGTGAAACCCTATATCGCAATGACGGGCGAGGTTACCCTTCGTGGAAAAGTATTGCCGGTAGGTGGTATCAAAGAGAAAATTCTGGCGGCTAACCGGGCAGGCGTTAAAGAAATTATTCTCTGCTCCAAGAACCGGAAGGACATCGAAGAAGTCAACCAGACCTACATCAAAGACCTGAAATTCCACTACGTTGATACAGTGGATCAGGTACTAAGTATTGCCTTGCTTCCCGGCAAAGTTGGCAAACCCATGAAGTTTATCCTTCCCGAAGAAAAAGAACAACGGGAAATTGAGAAGGTATACTAA
- a CDS encoding AGE family epimerase/isomerase yields the protein MLDFQKLSAQYQQALLRQVVPFWLKHSQDAQCGGYFDALTATGGVIEGDKSVAAQAQQTLAFSWLYTTFDGQTAWLDHARNGAMFLSQFAHDDQIHCYGQLDRRGRPVAPAADFTPDAYVVMAYVQLFRATGEDDWAMLAKQTFSSIHQRRGINLQTHAISPEKYRQSRHLAEALTILKATVAMQPLLEEESWKQSLDAILQEIMHEFVDRRTDTLREYILTDGGFLNTPEGRRLNVGLTFQAANYLLDVYTESIRSKNAVTGLITRKVISQVVAWCQQMCEQAWDETTAGLNQYIDFKGQPIVFPESQQKWAWVHAEALSALLKCYHHTHNADCLTWFQRIHDYTFQYFPDPKTTGWHLVIDTQGQPSIPVKAIPTVGCYSLIRCLTETAKLLPTCEPLKATAQPGRSRISVNS from the coding sequence GTGCTTGACTTTCAGAAACTTTCTGCTCAGTATCAGCAGGCACTATTGCGTCAGGTGGTGCCGTTTTGGCTTAAACATAGCCAGGATGCGCAGTGTGGAGGGTATTTCGATGCATTGACGGCAACGGGCGGAGTCATTGAAGGTGATAAATCCGTTGCTGCACAGGCGCAGCAAACATTGGCATTTTCCTGGCTCTACACTACGTTTGACGGACAAACGGCCTGGCTCGACCACGCCCGGAATGGGGCCATGTTTTTAAGCCAGTTTGCCCATGATGACCAGATCCATTGCTATGGGCAACTTGATCGTCGTGGCCGTCCGGTTGCTCCTGCCGCCGATTTTACGCCCGATGCCTATGTCGTGATGGCTTATGTACAACTGTTCCGAGCTACGGGTGAAGATGACTGGGCGATGCTGGCCAAACAAACATTTTCATCGATCCATCAGCGTCGGGGAATTAACCTGCAAACACACGCAATAAGTCCTGAAAAATACCGTCAGAGCCGCCATCTAGCCGAAGCGTTGACCATATTGAAAGCTACAGTAGCTATGCAACCGCTTCTGGAGGAAGAATCCTGGAAGCAATCGCTTGATGCCATACTTCAGGAAATTATGCACGAGTTTGTGGATCGACGAACAGATACCCTCCGCGAATACATCCTGACCGACGGTGGCTTTCTGAATACCCCCGAAGGCCGTCGGCTAAACGTTGGTCTGACGTTTCAGGCGGCTAACTATTTGCTTGATGTGTATACGGAAAGCATTCGGTCAAAAAACGCAGTAACGGGCTTGATTACTCGTAAAGTAATTTCACAGGTTGTCGCCTGGTGCCAACAGATGTGTGAACAGGCATGGGACGAAACCACGGCTGGTCTGAATCAATACATCGACTTTAAAGGACAACCAATTGTTTTTCCAGAATCGCAGCAAAAGTGGGCCTGGGTACATGCAGAAGCTCTTTCGGCACTGCTGAAATGCTATCATCATACGCACAATGCCGATTGTTTGACGTGGTTTCAGCGTATTCACGACTATACGTTCCAGTATTTTCCTGACCCCAAAACGACAGGCTGGCATTTGGTGATTGATACTCAGGGGCAACCTTCGATACCAGTTAAGGCTATTCCGACCGTTGGTTGTTATTCACTCATCCGGTGCCTGACCGAAACGGCCAAACTTCTGCCTACCTGCGAGCCGCTTAAAGCCACTGCCCAGCCCGGACGTTCACGTATCTCGGTTAATTCATAA
- a CDS encoding D-arabinono-1,4-lactone oxidase — translation MQKRTFIKLSSTLMAAPLLSPLVSWVADEKIRNWAGNYEYSTTKLTKAKSIKEVQDFIKKQDKLKVLGTRHCFNGIADSTHQFISLTEMDDVISLDIKAKTVTVDASMKYGQLAPYLDKKGFALHNLASLPHISIAGACATATHGSGVKNGNLSTAVAAMEIVTAKGEIRTLSRSKDGDAFKAAVVHLGGLGAVTKITLDVQPTFQMRQDVYENLPLTQLQEHFEAIMSSGYSVSLFTDWQKKRVNEVWIKRKIEAGKTLDAKPEFYGAKRATKNLHPIAELSAVNCTEQMGVPGPWYERLPHFRMGFTPSSGKELQSEYFIDRKNAVEAILAVERLNKFVSPHLMITELRTIDADNLWLSPCYKRPSLAIHFTWKQDWPSVRKVLPMIEKELAPFNTRPHWGKLFTIAPKQLQSRYEKMPEFKKMLIDYDPQGKFRNAFLDTNIFG, via the coding sequence ATGCAAAAAAGAACGTTTATCAAGCTATCGTCTACACTAATGGCCGCTCCGTTATTGTCGCCACTGGTTAGCTGGGTAGCTGATGAAAAAATCAGAAACTGGGCTGGTAATTACGAATACAGTACCACTAAACTCACCAAAGCGAAGTCGATAAAGGAAGTCCAGGACTTTATTAAAAAGCAGGATAAACTGAAAGTGCTGGGTACGCGCCACTGCTTCAATGGGATAGCTGATAGCACGCATCAGTTCATTTCATTGACGGAGATGGATGATGTGATTTCGCTGGATATAAAGGCCAAAACAGTGACTGTGGATGCCAGCATGAAGTATGGTCAACTGGCTCCGTATCTGGATAAAAAAGGCTTTGCGCTTCATAATCTGGCCTCATTGCCACATATATCCATAGCAGGTGCCTGTGCTACAGCTACGCATGGCTCCGGAGTGAAAAATGGCAATCTGTCTACGGCTGTTGCCGCTATGGAAATCGTTACGGCCAAGGGAGAAATTCGTACACTTTCACGATCCAAAGATGGCGACGCTTTCAAAGCCGCCGTGGTGCATCTGGGTGGATTAGGCGCTGTTACGAAAATTACCCTCGATGTTCAGCCAACGTTCCAGATGCGGCAGGATGTGTATGAAAACCTTCCGCTGACACAGCTTCAGGAACATTTTGAAGCCATCATGTCGAGTGGTTATAGTGTAAGTCTATTTACCGACTGGCAGAAAAAACGTGTCAACGAGGTTTGGATTAAACGCAAAATTGAAGCAGGAAAAACGCTGGATGCCAAACCGGAATTCTATGGTGCCAAGCGAGCCACGAAGAATCTGCACCCCATTGCCGAACTGTCGGCCGTTAACTGTACCGAGCAGATGGGCGTTCCAGGCCCCTGGTATGAGCGGCTACCACACTTCCGAATGGGCTTTACGCCGAGCAGTGGTAAAGAGTTACAATCCGAATATTTTATAGACAGGAAAAATGCCGTTGAGGCCATCCTGGCGGTTGAACGATTAAACAAGTTTGTCAGTCCTCATCTGATGATCACCGAGTTGCGAACCATCGATGCCGATAACCTCTGGTTGAGCCCCTGCTATAAACGTCCGAGTCTGGCCATTCACTTTACCTGGAAGCAGGACTGGCCTTCGGTCAGAAAGGTGCTGCCTATGATTGAAAAAGAGCTGGCACCATTTAACACACGACCACATTGGGGCAAACTATTTACCATTGCGCCTAAACAATTACAGTCTCGCTACGAGAAGATGCCGGAATTCAAGAAAATGCTGATCGACTACGACCCCCAAGGCAAATTCCGCAACGCCTTTCTGGATACGAATATCTTTGGATAA
- the glpK gene encoding glycerol kinase GlpK, with translation MPSYVAAIDQGTTSTRCIVFDRQGQIVSLAQKEHKQIYPQPGWVEHDPEEIWKNTLEVIALARIKAKLSVQDIAAVGITNQRETTVVWNRRTGKPYYNAIVWQDMRTADLVNQFSADGGQDRFRTQTGLPLATYFSGLKLKWLLDNVPGLREDADRGDALFGNMDTFVVWNLTGGPQGGLHLTDVTNASRTQLMNLHTLNWDDDLLSDFTIPRIMLPQIRPSSEVYGKVASEVLPGVPVAGILGDQQAALVGQTCYEPGQAKNTYGTGCFLLMNTGTELRTSTCGLLTTVAYQFQNEPVHYALEGSVAITGALVQWLRDNLGIVKKSTDIETLARSVDDNGGAYFVPAFSGLYAPHWKADARGVIAGLTRFVNKGHLARAVLEATAYQTVDVVRAMEQDAGVSLSSLRVDGGMVVNSLLMQFQADVLDRPVICPRMTETTALGAAYAAGLAVGYWQNLDDLRQNWGIAKTYEPAMEEAQRAKLMRGWQKAIERSFGWEE, from the coding sequence ATGCCTTCTTATGTAGCCGCCATCGACCAGGGAACCACCAGTACCCGTTGCATCGTCTTCGACCGGCAAGGTCAGATAGTTTCGCTGGCCCAGAAAGAACACAAACAGATTTATCCACAACCCGGCTGGGTCGAACATGATCCTGAAGAAATCTGGAAAAATACCCTCGAAGTCATTGCCTTAGCCCGCATAAAAGCCAAGCTATCGGTACAGGATATTGCTGCCGTTGGGATTACAAACCAACGCGAAACGACGGTCGTCTGGAACCGCCGGACGGGAAAGCCATATTACAATGCCATTGTTTGGCAGGATATGCGAACGGCTGATCTGGTTAACCAATTTTCCGCCGATGGTGGGCAGGATCGGTTTCGTACCCAGACGGGTTTGCCCTTAGCTACCTACTTCAGCGGACTGAAACTTAAATGGCTACTGGACAACGTACCGGGCTTGCGGGAAGATGCCGACCGGGGCGATGCGTTGTTTGGAAATATGGATACGTTCGTCGTCTGGAACCTGACGGGCGGTCCACAAGGTGGTCTACACCTAACCGACGTGACCAATGCCAGCCGAACCCAGCTTATGAACCTCCATACCCTTAACTGGGACGACGATTTACTGAGTGACTTTACAATTCCCCGCATAATGCTCCCTCAAATTCGCCCAAGTAGTGAGGTTTACGGCAAGGTGGCCTCAGAAGTGCTGCCGGGTGTTCCGGTGGCGGGTATTTTGGGGGATCAGCAGGCCGCGCTGGTCGGTCAAACCTGTTACGAACCGGGTCAGGCAAAAAATACCTACGGAACAGGCTGTTTCCTACTCATGAACACAGGTACGGAGCTACGCACATCGACCTGCGGACTACTGACTACGGTGGCCTACCAATTCCAGAACGAGCCGGTTCATTACGCGCTTGAAGGCAGCGTAGCGATTACGGGTGCGCTTGTGCAATGGTTACGCGACAACTTAGGGATTGTCAAGAAAAGTACCGACATCGAAACCCTCGCCCGATCCGTTGACGATAACGGAGGAGCTTACTTCGTTCCGGCTTTTTCGGGCCTGTATGCGCCCCACTGGAAAGCCGATGCGCGGGGGGTTATTGCAGGGTTGACGCGCTTTGTCAACAAGGGGCATTTGGCGAGAGCCGTTCTGGAAGCAACTGCTTATCAGACCGTGGATGTAGTTCGGGCGATGGAACAGGACGCAGGCGTATCGCTCAGTTCACTACGGGTCGATGGAGGAATGGTTGTCAATTCGCTGCTGATGCAATTTCAGGCCGATGTACTCGACCGACCCGTTATTTGCCCCCGTATGACCGAAACTACGGCTTTGGGAGCCGCTTATGCTGCGGGCCTGGCTGTCGGCTACTGGCAAAACCTCGACGATTTACGGCAGAACTGGGGCATTGCTAAAACCTATGAACCCGCTATGGAAGAAGCCCAACGGGCGAAACTCATGCGCGGCTGGCAAAAAGCTATCGAACGCTCGTTTGGCTGGGAAGAGTAA
- a CDS encoding Dabb family protein, translating into MKQLLILAAFALCSVTVNAHTLNGDPPVKTMKSNSVQHIVLFKFKPETTQEKVKEIVAAFEALPSKIKEIKGFQWGTNNSPENHAHGLTHAFILTFDSEKDRDAYLPHPAHKEFGKVVGPWIGDLTVVDFTNQAK; encoded by the coding sequence ATGAAACAACTTCTTATACTTGCGGCTTTCGCGCTCTGTTCGGTTACCGTAAACGCACACACGTTGAACGGCGATCCGCCCGTAAAAACTATGAAAAGTAATTCTGTTCAGCATATCGTCCTCTTCAAATTCAAGCCTGAGACGACACAAGAAAAAGTAAAGGAAATCGTAGCCGCTTTTGAAGCGCTCCCCTCAAAAATTAAAGAAATCAAAGGGTTTCAATGGGGAACCAATAACAGCCCTGAAAATCATGCCCATGGCTTAACTCACGCGTTTATTCTGACGTTTGATTCGGAGAAAGATCGGGATGCTTATCTGCCTCACCCAGCCCATAAAGAGTTTGGCAAAGTAGTCGGCCCCTGGATTGGTGACCTGACCGTCGTTGACTTTACGAATCAGGCGAAATAA
- a CDS encoding MIP/aquaporin family protein: protein MHTSPFLGELIGTTVLLLLGNGVVANVVLKQTKGESAGWIVITAGWAFAVTMGVFVAKAFGSIDAHLNPAVTVAFAVATNDFSHLVPYIIAQMIGAFLGTTLVWLHYLPHWAATPDPGAKLACFSTGPAIRSTGANFLSEALGTLVLILGLAGISSKNLGELAIGVGPYLVGILVWSIGLSLGGTTGYAINPARDLGPRLAHAILPISGKGSSDWGYAWIPVVGPIVGAIVGGLLIRAFAL from the coding sequence ATGCACACCTCTCCATTTCTAGGTGAATTAATTGGCACAACGGTATTGCTGTTGCTGGGCAACGGTGTTGTAGCCAATGTGGTCTTAAAACAAACCAAAGGCGAATCGGCTGGTTGGATAGTGATTACAGCAGGCTGGGCCTTTGCCGTTACGATGGGCGTTTTCGTTGCCAAAGCGTTTGGTAGCATCGATGCTCACCTGAACCCGGCCGTAACGGTAGCGTTTGCTGTCGCTACAAACGATTTCAGTCATCTAGTTCCCTACATTATCGCCCAAATGATCGGCGCTTTTCTGGGCACTACGCTTGTCTGGCTGCATTATCTTCCTCATTGGGCAGCCACACCCGACCCTGGCGCTAAACTGGCTTGCTTTTCGACCGGGCCAGCCATTCGATCAACGGGCGCTAATTTCCTAAGCGAAGCCTTAGGTACCCTCGTTCTTATTCTGGGTCTAGCGGGTATTTCGTCAAAAAATCTTGGCGAACTGGCTATAGGTGTAGGACCTTATTTGGTAGGCATTCTGGTCTGGAGCATTGGCCTTTCGCTTGGTGGTACAACGGGGTATGCAATCAATCCCGCCCGTGATTTAGGCCCACGGCTGGCCCATGCCATCCTACCGATTTCGGGTAAAGGTTCGTCCGACTGGGGCTACGCCTGGATACCTGTTGTGGGACCAATTGTTGGCGCTATTGTGGGTGGCTTGTTGATTCGAGCATTCGCCTTGTAA
- a CDS encoding DUF6702 family protein, whose protein sequence is MQYNPKERSFEISIRIFTDDFEKALSEASHSRVNLETNPKADELIEKYILSHISYVNPQKQTRPLKYVGHEVEADANWIYLEMPYAEPFRGGLLKQNVLMELFDDQVNMVNIQYQGQKKTFVFRKNQPVQDVSFG, encoded by the coding sequence ATGCAGTATAACCCTAAAGAGCGATCGTTCGAAATTAGTATCCGCATATTTACGGACGACTTCGAAAAGGCGCTCTCTGAAGCGTCGCATAGCCGAGTTAATCTGGAAACGAACCCAAAAGCCGACGAGCTAATTGAAAAATACATCCTGTCACACATTAGCTACGTAAATCCCCAAAAGCAGACCAGGCCCTTAAAATATGTAGGGCATGAAGTAGAAGCAGATGCGAACTGGATTTATCTGGAAATGCCGTATGCCGAACCGTTTCGGGGTGGATTGCTGAAACAAAATGTACTGATGGAGCTCTTTGATGATCAGGTCAATATGGTCAACATCCAGTACCAGGGCCAGAAAAAAACGTTCGTTTTTCGTAAAAATCAGCCTGTTCAGGACGTATCGTTCGGTTAA
- a CDS encoding NADP-dependent isocitrate dehydrogenase, which produces MEKIKVANPVVELDGDEMTRIIWKFIKDKLILPYVDVDIKYYDLGIEYRDETNDQVTIDAANAIKEYGVGIKCATITPDEDRVKEFNLKQMWKSPNGTIRNILDGTVFREPIVMSNVPRLVVNWKAPIIVGRHAFGDQYRATDFVVPGKGKLTMKFEGEDGTVQEYEVFNFKGPGVAMGMYNVDESIKGFARSCFNVAVQKGWPLYLSTKNTILKKYDGRFKDIFQEIYETEFKSTGVHYEHRLIDDMVASALKWEGNFVWACKNYDGDVQSDTVAQGFGSLGLMTSVLLTPDGNTMEAEAAHGTVTRHYREYQKGNKTSTNPIASIYAWTRGLAFRGKLDGNQALIDFANALEAVCVETVESGKMTKDLALSAFPDVKNLIAGEHYLYTEDFLEALDTNLKAKLS; this is translated from the coding sequence ATGGAGAAAATTAAGGTAGCGAATCCGGTTGTCGAACTGGATGGCGACGAAATGACCCGTATCATCTGGAAATTCATTAAAGATAAGCTGATTCTGCCCTACGTTGACGTTGATATTAAATATTACGACCTCGGCATCGAATACCGCGACGAAACCAACGACCAGGTGACGATTGATGCGGCCAATGCCATTAAAGAATACGGTGTCGGTATCAAATGCGCTACGATTACACCCGACGAAGACCGTGTGAAAGAATTTAATCTGAAGCAGATGTGGAAGTCGCCGAACGGTACGATCCGGAATATTCTGGATGGTACGGTATTCCGCGAGCCGATTGTGATGAGCAACGTTCCTCGTCTGGTCGTTAACTGGAAAGCGCCAATCATTGTAGGTCGTCACGCGTTTGGCGATCAGTATCGGGCTACGGATTTTGTAGTTCCTGGTAAAGGTAAACTGACCATGAAATTTGAAGGTGAAGACGGTACCGTTCAGGAGTACGAAGTATTCAACTTCAAAGGCCCAGGTGTTGCAATGGGTATGTACAACGTTGATGAGTCGATCAAGGGGTTTGCCCGTTCGTGCTTCAACGTAGCCGTGCAAAAAGGCTGGCCGTTGTACCTCTCGACCAAAAACACGATCCTGAAAAAATACGACGGTCGTTTCAAAGATATCTTCCAGGAAATCTACGAAACCGAGTTCAAAAGCACAGGTGTTCATTACGAACACCGCCTGATTGACGACATGGTGGCTTCGGCGCTGAAATGGGAAGGTAACTTCGTATGGGCTTGTAAGAACTATGATGGTGACGTTCAGTCGGATACGGTTGCTCAGGGCTTTGGTTCGCTGGGTCTGATGACGTCCGTTCTGCTGACCCCCGATGGTAACACGATGGAAGCAGAAGCGGCTCATGGTACCGTAACCCGTCACTACCGCGAATACCAGAAGGGCAATAAGACGTCGACCAACCCGATCGCGTCGATCTATGCCTGGACGCGTGGTTTGGCCTTCCGTGGCAAGCTGGATGGTAATCAGGCACTGATCGATTTTGCTAACGCCCTCGAAGCTGTTTGCGTCGAAACGGTTGAAAGCGGCAAAATGACCAAAGATCTGGCTCTGTCGGCTTTCCCCGATGTGAAGAATCTGATAGCCGGTGAGCACTATCTATATACGGAAGACTTCCTCGAAGCGCTGGACACCAACCTGAAAGCGAAACTAAGCTAG